Proteins from a single region of Chryseobacterium sp. T16E-39:
- the pruA gene encoding L-glutamate gamma-semialdehyde dehydrogenase has translation MSKAISQVPLAVNEPVNSYEPGSAEVKSLIATYKKMWAEKIEIPMVINGKEVKTDEKVQLQSPQDHAHDFGFYYKGTMQHVDDAINAALAAKKEWNELGWEQRAAIFLKAADLLAGPYRDVINAATMIGQSKNVHQAEIDSACEFIDFLRFNVEFMTEMYSEQPISDNGIWNRVEYRPLEGFCFAVTPFNFTAISGNLPTCMAMLGNVVVWKPSDKQVYSAKVIMDVLTEAGLPAGVINMIFTDGKDTAEKVLAHRDFAGLHFTGSTKVFQGMWKMIGDNIHNYRTYPRIVGETGGKDFVIAHPSANVEAVATGLVRGAFEYQGQKCSAASRAYIPKSLWEDVKKVMEAQMSTIKIGSPEDPSNFVNAVIDKNSFEKCKGYIERAQNSGEAKIAIGGNCDDSKGWFVSPTVIETTNPQYESMVEEIFGPILSIYVYEDKDWKETLQVVDSSSPYSLTGSVFAQDRYAINEAFKALENASGNFYINDKPTGAVVGQQPFGGGRASGTNDKAGSKMNLLRWTSVRSIKETFVSPKDYKYPYLG, from the coding sequence ATGTCAAAAGCAATTTCGCAAGTTCCACTTGCAGTGAATGAGCCCGTAAACTCTTATGAACCAGGTTCAGCTGAAGTAAAAAGCCTTATTGCCACATACAAAAAAATGTGGGCTGAAAAGATAGAAATCCCAATGGTCATTAACGGAAAAGAAGTAAAAACTGACGAAAAAGTTCAGCTTCAGTCTCCTCAGGATCATGCTCATGATTTTGGTTTTTATTATAAAGGAACGATGCAACATGTGGATGATGCGATCAATGCTGCATTGGCTGCAAAAAAAGAATGGAATGAGCTTGGATGGGAGCAGCGAGCTGCGATCTTCTTAAAAGCGGCTGATCTTTTAGCAGGACCTTACAGAGATGTGATCAATGCTGCTACAATGATCGGACAATCTAAAAATGTACACCAGGCTGAAATTGACTCAGCTTGTGAATTCATAGATTTCTTAAGATTCAATGTTGAGTTTATGACAGAAATGTATTCTGAACAGCCAATCTCTGATAACGGGATCTGGAATCGTGTAGAATACAGACCATTAGAAGGATTCTGTTTTGCAGTAACTCCATTTAACTTTACCGCAATTTCAGGAAACCTGCCAACTTGTATGGCAATGCTTGGAAACGTAGTGGTTTGGAAGCCTTCTGATAAGCAGGTTTATTCTGCTAAAGTAATCATGGATGTATTAACTGAAGCAGGTCTTCCTGCAGGGGTAATCAATATGATCTTCACAGATGGAAAAGATACTGCTGAAAAAGTATTGGCACACCGTGATTTTGCAGGACTTCACTTTACAGGTTCTACAAAAGTTTTCCAGGGAATGTGGAAAATGATCGGAGATAATATTCATAACTACAGAACATACCCAAGAATCGTTGGAGAAACTGGAGGTAAGGATTTCGTTATTGCTCACCCTTCTGCAAACGTTGAAGCAGTAGCTACAGGTTTGGTAAGAGGTGCTTTCGAATACCAGGGGCAAAAATGTTCTGCAGCTTCAAGAGCATATATTCCTAAATCGCTTTGGGAAGATGTGAAAAAAGTAATGGAAGCTCAAATGAGTACCATTAAAATAGGTTCTCCGGAAGATCCATCAAACTTTGTCAATGCAGTAATTGATAAAAATTCTTTCGAAAAATGTAAAGGATATATCGAAAGAGCTCAAAACTCTGGAGAAGCTAAAATTGCAATCGGCGGAAACTGTGATGATTCTAAAGGATGGTTTGTAAGCCCAACAGTGATTGAAACTACTAACCCTCAATATGAAAGCATGGTTGAAGAAATCTTCGGTCCTATCTTAAGCATCTATGTATACGAAGATAAAGACTGGAAAGAAACATTACAGGTAGTGGATTCTTCTTCTCCATATTCATTAACAGGTTCTGTTTTTGCCCAAGACCGTTATGCTATAAATGAAGCTTTCAAAGCGTTAGAAAATGCATCAGGTAATTTCTACATCAATGATAAACCAACAGGTGCTGTAGTTGGACAACAGCCTTTCGGTGGAGGTAGAGCTTCAGGAACAAATGATAAAGCAGGTTCTAAAATGAATCTTCTTAGATGGACTTCTGTAAGAAGTATCAAAGAAACTTTTGTTTCTCCTAAAGATTATAAATACCCATACTTGGGATAA